CACAATTCAAATTACTTCATTCATTAATAGATTGTACTATACAATTAAATAATGGATATTTGTGGTGGATGTAATAATCTTGATAGTAAATATATCATTACCTTTTCATTAAACTTGAAAATACGAGTACATTTTTGTCCTACTTATTAtagatacttattattattattattattaatattaatattaatattaatattaatattaatattaattaatattaatattattaatattaatattaatattaatattaatattaaaattaattaatattattaatattattattaattttaattaatattaatattaatattaattattaacattaacattaacattaacattaacatctaCATACTAAAGGAGGTGTAGTTTGTGGTCGTTTTGACCACCTCCACCTTATCAAACGATACTCAAACAAACCCAACCCCAAAAAACGCAAAACACCCCCTCAACTATAACCAACTTACAAAAAATACACCAAACTCCAGGGAGTAAAACATAAATTCTCttacttaaaataaaaactccacccaaacGCTTCGACTGCCCGTATCTTCCTTCTCGACGCGAGTTAAATTCCACCGAccacaccgttacactcgaaatttttttatgaacaaaacgaaactaactacgttcgaaacgaacgctttttaaaaaacgctaaacacaacgacagcccgtatcctcctgctcgccgcgagttaaaatttttcgacagcaccgtcagactcgaaataattttatgaacaaaacgaaactaactactttcgtaacagacactttttaaaaaatgctaaatacaAGGACAGCCCGTATCTTCATGCTCGCcgtgagttaaattttttcgacagcaccgtcagactcgaaataattttatgaacgaaATGAAGCCAACTACGTTAGAAACGgatatttttttaaaaaacgctaaagacAACGACATCtataacggcgcttaacacatgagccGTTTTCCCTACTGTAAATACAGAAAGCTACGTTAAATGTGAATACgtaggccgaaagcccccgccgcatcgcgcgagtcggatccggactagttattaattattattgggcCTTACGAAGGAATAAAGAAACTTCATTGCTCCTCCTTGGTGGAGTTTATGGCTAATGCATTTCACCTTTCCTTTTCCAAACTTAGCCACATTTTGTTTTCTCTTGTCATGTAGAAAAATAAATGTTGACCTAGAATTTTCGCAACTTAAATTTCTTTCGAACATAATGGAAATGGTAATATCATTGAAGAATCAAAATACTTTAAGATTGAAATGAAGTTTTTAGAGGAATAACCACATGTGAACCAGAGACAACATAAATTTAATTTATATTCTataagtaaaaataaaaaataaaaaataatattatgTTTTGTTAAAAGGTGACATATTGAGCTTTGAATagtttataactttatatatttcaaCTATTGATTTGAATTATAATTTTATATCTTAACatgtttaaaatttaaaaatttggatTATTGTTATAACTAGTTTAGTGACCCGTGAATTTACGAGTTTGTTTAAAAACCATTGTGACATGATAATTTGGTACATGATCCTATCAATAACACCACTATCTTTGAAAATTGGGGATCGAAAATTAATTTGCATATATAATCCTGTTGTGAATTAACAACACTGATATCGACAATAAACAAAATGTGTACAAGTAAACACAacaatttaacgtggaaaacctccAATTTAATAGAAGTAAAAAACCACCCGCAACGAGCAACAATCCACTATAGATAAATTCGATTACAATGGATCCAACAATGTATAGGCTGTTGGAATGGAATATAAGATTGACTACAATCTGATTGAAATCGATAGTAACGTAGCAGATGAACTATGCATATAATTGTGTGTATATCTAAAATTGGCTGCTAGGGGATATAATTATAGATATCCCGAACAAGGTGAATAGGAATAAGAATTTCTATTGGATAAGGACTTCTTAATAAATCAATAATCCTTAATGTATTATAACTCCTCTCGGAACTTATCCACTCCAAAACTTTTGGGTCACGCCTCCAACATATCCAAACAAAATTTAAGTCCTTAACATGCAAAGAAATTGTGTAAGCATAAATAATGCACTGTGTTAAAAAATTAAACCCTTTAAAAAAAGGAGGTtaaaaacttaatgtatatatcttGAAACAATAATTCGATTATATTAGTAATTCGATAACATTTTAAAATGTAAACCTTCTTAATTGCAATAGTAGGAGTTACACAAAGGTTCAAACTTGATGAAGATACTTCGTAATTGACTTCAGAAAAGGTGATCGAACTCAGATGTAAAGAACCTTACACATAAATACTTACATTGAGTCATTGATCCAAGTGTATGGTAACTGTATACTACGTAACTAACAACATTAAAACCCAAAAAATACAAAATGCCACCAACATTGCCACTCTAATTCATAAATAGAAAAGGAGTGATTTATAGTTACCTTCAATTTAAAGATTTCCAATACTAAATATCGAAGACAATCACATGATAATCCAATTAAGTGGCAAATATTTGAGATCTGAAATAATAAAAGTTTCAAAAACTGAATGAAAGTAGGATCAATATGAATTATGAATTGTAAAAAACTTATTAAAACGACaataaaaatgaaataaaagaattaaactaatgatcatgcatattttaaccgcggggtttaatatgcctgctcaatacgtaaagaggggtttaaggatcttaaaacgtggctctccggtccggctaccgtgaataaccctggccgacatgatgatgtcggcggggtggccaagtgattaagtccacctccgatgacggtcgtcgatcaagaggccccaaataaggtcgtaggtactagcttacaaaagactaacctgttaaccttgaaaagatgctgaatgatgctgttttacgtaatgtgtatcgtatgcgatggttacgtaatgtgctgtgtccggtaaacgatgattagggtttgtatttataggcaaaccctaattctagaaccgtcccagatcatgataatctcatccataactgactcccccgaatcacggatataattatggaaaagatatttacttgacagctaagcaaccgccgtaccgggaacaaaggcattcgcacgccgcataccgcacacaagaacacgcatacgcatgcgggttgcggtatcattatgtccccccagtttgatgttatatggcgcgaggcgtatgatatcaaactattaagcgaaagaaaaaacaagaaaacggctagcatttaatattccgcgtgcgcctcgatgccattaaatgcctgtcacaatcgcagaagcccattcggcagacatgacataaagtggcagtgtgtcaggcgcgtgccaaccacgcgcgtacatgtaatcatacccaaccggcatccacgcgcataaataaagtgctggtcgtcgattgcgtaacacgtgtacagccacgatcacaccactccatccaatctgccctataaataccccattttgcagctcatttccactttcctgcttcaagcttcctcgttacgctgccaatttgaattccgatcaaaaatcgaacattccggccaccatttaaaggttagtattcatccgattactcctagaaaatgactaaagctaacgagacgtatgtagatagcgtagagtctgttatagagcagaagcacatagattacttagtgaaacagtatcctcccttagccaagtacaatccggtgccccctttgtccaatcagcgagcccacgagccatcggagaaaaaggtggctatttacgaacatgcttttaagcatggcaactttagggttcctcccactgatttcttcctgggcgtgctagatcactttaaggtcggattaggtcagttacacccttacgctataggaaaaatagtcttgttcgagatgtggtgcgttgcactcaagaaagtgcccctggtgaaggtgttttgccatttataccgactagcccaccacaacaaatcgtggttcaccttcttcgctcgtcaaaacttcaccaagaccccaaaatcgaatgcggggaattggaaagagacattctttttcgtcgaccaaactgtggtgagtgcaaacttcccgcaaacgctgatatggttcgagaaggtggagaaggatgtaaACAAGATCCCCGCCCTGGATGAGGATGAAAGAAAACTATTAGCGGAGTGTGCAAACGCACAGCTAGTGCATCGATCATATGGGAACGTAATgatgcggctagggaagatatctgcacactggccatgggaggatgtgcgcccagccatagtcggaccggatggaaagggtaggaatagtataatcgcgtactaaactgtttttgtatgtatattatctaacgcatgcgcgtatctttgcagaaatgaggatgaagaaggtgctgactgcggaagagattgcgggaatctccttccgcaagcaagaTGTGAACGTACAGCTAGAGCAGGAGAAAGCTAGCGAAAACGTGGAGCAATCGCCGGCGGCATCTGGCAACAAACGCAAAGCAGCTGAGACCTCTGCGGctcagcagaagaagaagaagatgactcccaaacaaagggaggacatgcggaacgatAACTTTGTTCCAATCGAGCCACGCTCCGCAGAACTACTTCCCCCCATCACTGGTAAGCGTCCATTCCTTGCGCCTTTACCGCATAATAAAGTTCACGTTATAACTATTTACTGAtatgcagagcatgtggaggagacgcagccgtccaccccgcgggtcaacccagatctccaagctaccgccacatcaaaggataagacaatacacgtggattccgattccacaccaactcctccgcaaggtagcttccgcgttgccaacctcagccaactcacacagtcttccgcggaaaatgccgcagagcagtctgcgTTCCTGCAACAAATCTTTCCGGACGaattccgcgagcaactggccgctctaccgtttaaccaggcacacaatgccttcattcaaaacggccttgtatttttcggcatgtttgcggatcaggcccgccgctcttccagcatataccagctagctttgcgcaaagaggtagagctaggacttctgcaggcgggtgtagatcaggtcaagaaggatAGGGATGCTGCTGAGGAGGCGCGTAAGGCTGTTGAGTCGACCGCGAATGAAACCAAAGCCGCgctgattgaggaaagaaaaaagagccgtgagctggttggtgcggttgagcaAGCGAAGGGGGATGCAGAACGTTTGCGGTCGGAGCTTGAGAAAGTTACGAGAgaaagggatgacgcggtaaccaaccgcgagctggcagaggcggatctagcgaagctgcgcaccgcactccctaccattgcgcaaaaggtgatggactcagagcctgtgtccgacaagctcaatgcctacgttgatgcggtcagggaccatgaaatcaacaaggctgtgcaggaggtaatccaagcttgcggtctaacaccgccgttccccgacatcgttcaaaagaagctaaaagagggaacggctgctgcgttaatggaggcggaagaagccatcaaatccatccctatccccctaatcaacgcattcgctgcggacccgaacatgtcgatcgatgggtttttaaaggaggattattagtgttggattgcgccgtaagtcctatgcttaggcaggtatttgtatttttgcagccctaagtcccgtgttgggcaggcgttacaaacaattacctcttatgtaacaacttaatttgatgtatatatattcctgatatgcatgcgtagtgtgtttatttgtttatatatcgcgaatcaaaacaaaatgtgaaccgcatgcccatgcgcatagttaaccaaaactcatgcgtatgcgggtattactgcgtaaaataaaccaatactttaacaattaccctttaataatttagactcgaaagctactgcgttatcgctttgtcatgtactagaggtgcactatagctgtatggtaagcaacgcaactaaaaacaagccaatgtttttatgctttgagttcctcaagcaaaccaatgcgagagtaattacgcacaagcaaaccaatgcttgtaattttttaagtcaactttgcagccatctagtctgcgtggcgcttggctagggaaaaaccaattccctttgccgcacgggggctagaggacaccccttaagtaggcaggaaccgcatacaaaaaagatttaaacaacaaaagtatgcgcgagtaaatatttaattggcattaatcagaATTACAactgcgacacatccaaacggacgaaaaatacatagaaaaaataatgtgctacaataaactggagtgatcaggtccacctagctacatataacattttttcaataacgtcgcatgcaaagtgcgtttcacaggttttccatctagtgtctcgagatggtacgccccggtattgtttgccttcgctaccctgtatggaccttcccaacgggggcccagtttcccagtatcctccgcatgacttgcgtcgttctgacgccaaaccaagtcaccgcacttgtaagagcgcgaacgcacacgctgattatagtactttgcgattttttgcttgttatttgcttcgttgacagccgcagagagtctgcgctcttccagcaaattaagattttcccgcaaagcttcagagttattttgctcatcaaaattttgtatgcggaaagttggtaccccaatttctgcgggtacaacagcttctgatccatagaccaaactgaacggggtcttaccagtgcttgctttgggtgttgttctatgcgcccataaaaccttcggtagctcatccacccaaccaacgcgaccatgacccaacctagctttgattccagctactatatcccggttggtgacttcgcactggccattcgcctgcggatgcgcgacagatgtaaaagtttgcttaatattaagctccgcgcaccagctgcggaaagggtcacccgcgaactgcgtaccgttatcgctaacaatttcgtttggtataccaaatcgacagacgatgtcttcccatacaaaatttcgcaccctttttcctgagattgctgccagcggtctcgcttcaacccactttgtgaaatagtcgattgcaacaatcaagaatttgatgtttcctgcgtgtgcagaatgtgcgtaaggtactgatgtgagtaacatgttaagaaaataaatgataaaattacctcggccttttgggaatggtccgactatgtcgattgcccatttgcagaatggccacggtgaggagactggtatcattggatgcgcaggtgctctgctaataggtgcatgtatttggcatgattcacattgcttaactatgcgcgcagtatccgcgtacatggtgggccaataatatcctagccgcattatttttgacacaatggacctgtgccccgaatggagtgcgcatgcaccctcatgcacctcgcgtacaacttcctccgcctctttcgggccaatgcaccttaagtgcggtcccaaataattctttcgatataggacgttaccctcaagggcatacagcggtgccttaacgcggactttctttgcatccgcggaatctgcaggagaagtgccatcccgcagaaaagccacgatgggcgtcatccatgttgagcttgattcctcaactggtgccactaaaggcatcataacaatggattttgcattgagttcttctattagaactttcttccccatatgatcaaaagccaaggcagccagtttgcttagcgcatccgccttcttattttgcccacgcattacgtgggagatttgaaaagcttcaaattggtcagcgaggttgtgaacaagcgatagatattgctgcatggctatgtcatgcgcttcgaaatctccgctgacctgactgcatactagctttgaatccacatatgcgtgcaaaattttaacatttaacctatgcgcaatgcgcatacctgctaacagagcctcatactctgcttcgttgtttgtaacagcaaaattaaaccgcagtgcgtatgtatgctcttcgccatccgggcctgttaaaattacacccgcacctgcaccagttgcgctgcatgcaccatcggtgtacatttcccatggtgacaaagttggtgcaggtggatcctgatgttctgctgatgcctcgacatccgcaggtaattctgctaggtaatcagcaagtatttgatccttaaccgcactgcgcgaagaaaaatttatttcatgttcacctaattcaactgcccacttagccattcggccagaaatctcaggcttgtacaacacctgaaagaaaaatgattgcgttagtcaatgcggtaaccccgttcattgccgcaaagtaggcgtttaccaacctgtttgattggttgatcagttagaaccacgattggatgtgcttgaaaatatcggcgcaaacgccgcgccgtatggaccagcgcatatacaagcttttctattggtgaggagtttacttcgcttgatgtcagcgtcttgcttacgaagtagaccggcatttgcgtctgagaaaaacctcagtcgttaaatttctgcgatataaataaagcatgcaaattaatggattacctttccgcgatccgcgatgaggactgagctgacagcttctttcgatgccgcgaggtacagcgttagcgtttctcctgatactggcgcagtaagtgttggtaattctgcaagcacctttttcatctcctgaaaggctgattctgcttcctgagtccatacgaattcttttttcttcaaacaatttttcaaagtattgaagaatggtaactgtcgttctgcgtgtaagacccaaatatttatattacatacttatgtacttataacattcgagttctggttgcattggctatttgtattagttaaaaaaaaagcaaaagaagctggaacaggcatgttgcgcgccgcgcggtcctggtgcgcgccgcgcagaatcgagctggcagacccctttttcttttaagtgttttaaaaagggtaaaatgggtatttcacttggtggccgggttttgagccacaaaactgatccatgggcaatcttatcttcattttcacctctttcactcacacacttacatctagagagagagaagggagtttagagagagagagcttgattggggaagaaggagtggatttctcgcaaaagctcgggttttaaagttgttcctttcgttctcggctacgcggtgatagtattggtaagctcaaactccgaatttcatttatttaatttgatattcaagttagggttttgagttaattagttgtaaaacccttttaagtgatgaaatgggttaagtgaagctagtaatcggatcttatagttattgttggtgggttttgggttggttggcggtttagccttgattaggctttgattatgagtttaatcacttggattagtgattatggaagtattggaaaccattttagggtatttggatgactaattgtgactttgggtcaaattagagtttggtggtaattatgacccgattggcgaattaatgaggtttataaacttaaaatggattaagttgaagtataagaccgagttaaatgtgttttggtggcaaaacttgtaaaggatgagattttgacctttatgggtcaaaattagggtttaagtgtcaaaatgggtatgacacgtgtttagcacttgagttcgggtttaattggcatattaggaccattctcacttgtgttagtgattattggttagtttgggtacggtttgtgtttggaagtgcatttgggtcgaaatggcactaagtgacgaattgggttaatttgtgaatccaatctaattgtgttgtggtatttgtgataatggaataggtattttccatcggcgagttgcggttcacttggaagctttcttcaagacttcaaggtgagtgataatatcctatatgcatatgtatgtgtaggatgggtgcgggtcgggtgaagtgattctcggttatagagctcacttcacatataggtggatttgaaggacttgtgtatgagtccaattggcacgtttgtgcgtcttggttgaccacctttggcgaagtacacgtttgtgtgcacgttatcacacttggttgtgatttggttgttataaccctaatggcgaagggttgatatggttgtgtggtggattttataatcccgtgaccgtgggttttagtattgtgaaatgaatttcgggtagtgcggattcatggtgactcgggttgttcggtcaccttattggaggtaatgaatctcgggtagtgcggattcatggtgactcgggttgttcggtcaccttattggaggtaatgaatctcgggtagtgcggattcatgatgactcgggttgttcggtcatcttatggttgagaagtgaatttcgggttgtgcgaattcacaaggctcgggttgttcggccaatgttcgtgtgtttgaggttaaggggttaaccttgtgtattattattattgtattatattaatgtattgttgtgttgtagctaaccctccgggtgtagctatttggcgatgttcactttgtcgttggtggactcatgtttgtgttgtatctttagctcgttgcttagatcgtacggtatgcttagtgtagatgctttatacttggatgcttcggtatgcggtatttgttttgcgtggcgtattcattttatacatatatatgtatgtagtatattatcattcactaagcattagcttaccctctcattgttgactctttttatagatcgcatgtggattggtggctcgggtaagcgcgaggactagaagacgtgcatagttgctttagtgacttacttttggatcatttaggattgggtagcgtattcccaatcgccatgctcggctttgttgtattaaaagtcttttggtcaaatattgtatttcggtacttaaggtggtaaaatgggtcgttgtgggacccgcttcgtaaactcaattttattaattaaacgtgctagttttatatatatgaatgtatggttaaaagcgttttggctaaaaatgtcgggaactagtcaaacattttcgttaaattgacttccggggacagcgggctgtccaggtggtttggcgcgccgcgcacccacctggcgcgccgcgcaaatgaactgcaccagaaattttttttttttgttgtgaaatttaacgggaattgtcgtggtttggtttgggttgttacaagtggtatcagagcatggtctaagggatttaggtgacttgagataagtgcctagacttagacttttgtgtgcgcgtaatttgttgcgggacttgtaggattacgggtcaggaacgggtttagttagtgccttgtttataggtcgactaacgttgatattagtaatgcggatattattaatatattatttgtgttgtggtgtaattctcgcgtgtgctactatcgcgtagaattttgtttgtgtttgtttatagcatcgagcgaggcggtcgttgtactaacgagtcgatgcggcgtgcgtgcgtaataagaacttgcagaccttattacgggtgcaaatcgtgtctaacaagtgatgtacgacgagtgtttagcaagatgggagggtgttgtgcgtgtcattttatacgtgcgtggactaatcgttttgcattctttagaatgacgacgcgaaacgagaccgggacgaacgacacggaatttaacgctagagttacggccgccgttgcggagcaaatgagggcgtttcgagaagaaatggatgggaagtattccgaattccaaaataggggtgaaatggagcgttgtcttaagagcttcatgaggactaaaccccctatgtatgatgggaaaccggatcctttggtgagtacgacttgggtttcggatgtcgaagggtgttttcgtactatggaatgcccacccgagaaaaagacgagactcgctactagtttgttgcgaggtagggcgaaggattggttggatggcaagattgatcttgtcggtggtgagacgtttatggcattatcatgggacgaatttaaggaggaattcttcgaggagttccgaacttcagccgatttatcggaattgcgttgtgagttgcgaaatttgcaacagggttctatggacttgaatactttaaagacgacttttatgtcgaaggctcgtttttgcccggaatatttggggaacgatcgtttgttgatggaggatttctatcgaactttgagcgatgacttgaaaagcaaaattagccggggttacgcgaagtcgtttgcggagttatttgcggtggctagaggtttcgagtcttatacgcgattgaaaaaggccgaaccttcaagtgagagaagggttatttcttatggtgctccgagtaagaggactaagggtccgag
This genomic stretch from Rutidosis leptorrhynchoides isolate AG116_Rl617_1_P2 chromosome 11, CSIRO_AGI_Rlap_v1, whole genome shotgun sequence harbors:
- the LOC139876064 gene encoding uncharacterized protein, with protein sequence MRMKKVLTAEEIAGISFRKQDVNVQLEQEKASENVEQSPAASGNKRKAAETSAAQQKKKKMTPKQREDMRNDNFVPIEPRSAELLPPITEHVEETQPSTPRVNPDLQATATSKDKTIHVDSDSTPTPPQGSFRVANLSQLTQSSAENAAEHFKLIECSSSVSMGNVKHMDVKLSGKGETKKWLQLKACPLQFLSCKTFIQ